In Natronomonas halophila, one DNA window encodes the following:
- a CDS encoding magnesium transporter — protein sequence MEIGEEVRRIYRESIGILCVSLLGGLFAGTVLGSEAMRAGFREFPGLLLLLPAFLATRGNVYGAFGARISSGLHQGLIEPDLGWDRRLVNAVVASFINGLGISVFIGALSWAILQALGRESARLVELVSITFLAGLLTSVVLVFGLLILVFGSYERGMDPDNLIGPIVTMLGDVFGVVFLYLAIVAIGVVL from the coding sequence ATGGAAATCGGTGAGGAGGTCCGGCGCATCTACCGGGAATCCATCGGTATCCTCTGTGTCAGCCTCCTCGGCGGCCTCTTTGCGGGCACGGTCCTCGGCAGCGAAGCCATGCGCGCCGGGTTCCGCGAGTTCCCCGGACTGCTGCTTTTGCTTCCGGCCTTCCTCGCGACCCGCGGCAACGTCTACGGCGCCTTCGGCGCGCGCATCTCCTCGGGCCTCCACCAGGGGCTTATCGAACCCGACCTCGGCTGGGACCGCCGACTGGTCAACGCCGTCGTCGCTTCCTTTATAAATGGGCTCGGTATCTCGGTGTTCATCGGCGCCCTCTCGTGGGCCATCCTCCAGGCGCTCGGCCGCGAATCCGCCCGCCTCGTCGAACTCGTCAGCATCACCTTCCTCGCCGGCCTGCTTACCTCCGTCGTCCTCGTGTTCGGTCTACTGATTTTGGTTTTCGGCAGCTACGAACGCGGGATGGACCCCGACAACCTCATCGGGCCTATCGTCACCATGCTCGGCGACGTCTTCGGCGTCGTCTTCCTCTATCTCGCCATCGTCGCCATCGGGGTGGTACTGTGA
- the mutS gene encoding DNA mismatch repair protein MutS gives MDEALGPPPAMAEKAEELTPMLSQYLELCERYDDALVLFQVGDFYETFCEAAEATARILEITLTQREDSTGTYPMAGIPIDNAESYIETLLEAGYRVAVADQVQKPEETSGLVDRAVTRVVTPGTLTETELLKEEDNNFVACLTDGYGLALLDVSTGDFYATELGRLEAVEDELQRFDPAEAVVGPDAPTDPFASNCMVTPYERSAFDIENARKKVQEYFGDTTLASEAELRACGALLSYAEYARGGTTDGETEQLDYLNHLTRYDPREYMLLDAVALRSLEVFEPRHVHGLEGAALVETLDETASALGGRELRDWLRRPLLDESHIEDRLDAVEALVESVGDREQASELLADVYDLERLVARVSRGRADARDLRALESTLSVVPDLRECIADSADKSDLLAEIHEELDDCPDVRDLIDRAIVESPPVEITEGGVIRDGYDETLDDLRQTEREGKAWIDDLEAQERERTGVDSLKVGHNSVHGYYIEVTNPNLDAVPDDYQRRQTLKNSERFYTPELKEREDEIIRAEGRADEREYDLFKEVREEVGEATERIQGTANAVARLDALCSLATVAARYDYCRPEVGADGIDVEGGRHPVVERTEEAFVPNPTDLPRERPMAVITGPNMSGKSTYMRQVALLSVMAQMGSFVPARSAELPVIDRIFTRVGASDDIAGGRSTFMVEMTELATILEAADESSLVVLDEVGRGTSTTDGYAIAQAATEYLHDEVGAYTLFATHHHELTDVAAELPRARNYHFSAERRADGVDFEHDLREGPAEASYGVEVANTAGVPAEVVQRAEAVLADETDERAAIADDDGTTTEVPASTDGGELPADILAELRAVDLAETTPLEALNLLSRLKSQVE, from the coding sequence ATGGACGAGGCGTTGGGGCCGCCGCCCGCGATGGCCGAGAAGGCCGAGGAGTTGACGCCGATGCTCTCGCAGTATCTGGAACTGTGTGAGCGCTACGACGATGCACTGGTGTTGTTCCAGGTCGGCGACTTCTACGAAACCTTCTGCGAGGCCGCCGAGGCGACGGCGCGCATCCTCGAAATCACGCTCACCCAGCGGGAGGACTCAACCGGCACCTACCCGATGGCCGGCATCCCCATCGACAACGCCGAATCGTACATCGAGACGCTGCTGGAGGCCGGCTACCGGGTCGCGGTCGCCGACCAGGTCCAGAAACCCGAGGAGACGTCGGGACTGGTCGACCGCGCGGTCACGCGGGTGGTCACGCCCGGCACGCTGACGGAGACGGAACTGCTCAAAGAGGAGGACAACAACTTCGTGGCCTGTCTCACCGACGGCTACGGACTCGCCCTGCTGGACGTCTCGACGGGTGATTTCTACGCCACCGAACTCGGCCGCCTCGAAGCTGTCGAGGACGAACTCCAGCGGTTCGACCCCGCTGAGGCCGTCGTCGGCCCCGACGCGCCGACCGACCCCTTCGCGTCGAACTGCATGGTCACGCCCTACGAGCGGTCGGCCTTCGACATCGAGAACGCCCGCAAGAAGGTGCAGGAGTATTTTGGTGATACCACGCTCGCCAGCGAGGCCGAACTCCGGGCCTGCGGCGCGCTGCTGTCGTACGCCGAGTACGCCCGCGGCGGGACGACCGACGGCGAAACCGAGCAACTGGACTACCTCAATCACCTCACGCGCTACGACCCCCGCGAGTACATGCTGCTGGACGCCGTCGCGCTTCGCTCGCTGGAGGTGTTCGAACCGCGGCACGTCCACGGACTGGAGGGCGCCGCCCTCGTCGAAACGCTCGACGAGACGGCGAGTGCGCTCGGCGGGCGCGAACTCCGTGATTGGCTCCGACGGCCGCTGTTAGACGAGTCCCACATCGAGGACCGTCTCGATGCCGTCGAAGCACTGGTCGAAAGCGTCGGCGACCGCGAGCAGGCAAGCGAACTGCTCGCCGACGTTTACGACCTCGAACGCCTCGTGGCGCGCGTCTCCCGAGGACGGGCCGATGCCCGCGACCTCCGGGCCCTGGAATCGACGCTCTCGGTCGTCCCGGACCTCCGGGAGTGCATCGCCGATTCGGCCGACAAAAGCGACCTGCTCGCAGAGATTCACGAGGAACTGGACGACTGCCCCGACGTGCGTGACCTCATCGACCGCGCCATCGTCGAGTCGCCGCCCGTCGAAATCACCGAGGGCGGCGTCATCCGCGACGGCTACGACGAGACGCTGGACGACCTCCGACAGACCGAACGCGAGGGGAAGGCGTGGATCGACGACCTCGAAGCACAGGAACGCGAGCGGACCGGCGTCGACTCCCTGAAAGTCGGACACAACTCCGTCCACGGCTACTACATCGAGGTGACCAACCCCAACCTCGATGCCGTGCCCGACGACTACCAGCGCCGACAGACGCTGAAGAACTCCGAGCGGTTCTACACGCCCGAACTGAAAGAGCGGGAGGACGAGATTATCCGCGCCGAGGGCCGCGCCGACGAACGCGAGTACGACCTCTTCAAGGAGGTTCGCGAGGAGGTCGGCGAAGCAACCGAGCGGATTCAGGGGACCGCCAACGCCGTCGCTCGCCTCGATGCGCTCTGCTCGCTGGCGACGGTCGCCGCCCGCTACGATTACTGCCGGCCCGAGGTTGGCGCCGACGGAATCGATGTAGAGGGCGGACGCCACCCCGTCGTCGAGCGCACCGAGGAGGCGTTCGTCCCGAACCCGACGGACCTCCCGCGCGAGCGCCCGATGGCGGTCATCACCGGCCCCAACATGTCCGGCAAGTCGACCTACATGCGACAGGTCGCGTTGCTCTCCGTGATGGCACAGATGGGGAGTTTCGTCCCTGCCCGGAGCGCCGAACTACCCGTCATCGACCGAATCTTTACGCGCGTCGGGGCCTCCGACGACATTGCCGGCGGCCGCTCGACGTTCATGGTCGAGATGACCGAACTCGCGACGATTCTGGAGGCGGCCGACGAGAGCTCGCTGGTCGTCCTCGACGAGGTGGGCCGCGGCACCTCCACCACCGACGGCTACGCCATCGCCCAGGCCGCCACCGAGTACCTCCACGACGAGGTGGGCGCCTACACCCTCTTTGCGACCCACCATCACGAACTGACCGACGTGGCCGCCGAGTTGCCGCGGGCGCGCAACTACCATTTCTCCGCGGAACGACGCGCCGACGGCGTCGACTTCGAACACGACCTCCGGGAGGGACCGGCCGAGGCCTCCTACGGCGTCGAGGTGGCCAACACCGCCGGCGTCCCCGCCGAGGTCGTTCAGCGCGCCGAGGCGGTGCTGGCCGACGAAACCGACGAGCGAGCGGCGATTGCGGACGACGACGGCACGACGACCGAAGTTCCTGCCTCAACAGATGGGGGCGAACTCCCAGCGGATATTCTCGCGGAACTCCGCGCGGTCGACCTCGCCGAAACGACGCCGCTGGAGGCGCTGAACCTGTTGTCGCGGCTCAAATCACAGGTCGAATAG
- a CDS encoding 60S ribosomal export protein NMD3, which produces MSSGSRSEEFCPRCGDAIERPPEVDLPTGPRDPDSVLCDECYFEDFDLVDAPERIEVRVCSQCGALHRGNRWIDVGARDYTDIAIEETAERLAVHVDAHDIDWGVEPEQVDQNTIRMHTVFTGIIRDTPLQEEVTVPVYIARETCDRCGRIAGDYYASIVQVRGTERTPTPEEQDRAIEIAEEFVADREEDGDREAFITETTEMKDGVNMKVSTNKLGQTIAERIVRELGGAVSEAPTLVTEDSDGNEVYRVTFTARLPPFVPGDVIDLDDGEGPVLVTSAHGNLKGTRLETGDRYEADFEDGIAPEARKLGTREDAEDTTVVTVEDAHAVQVLDPETYESKTIPRPDYMDPDADEVPVLKHRDGLHILPE; this is translated from the coding sequence ATGAGTTCCGGTTCGCGCTCCGAAGAGTTCTGTCCGCGCTGCGGCGACGCCATCGAACGGCCCCCGGAGGTCGACCTCCCGACGGGGCCGCGCGACCCGGATTCGGTGCTGTGCGACGAGTGTTACTTCGAGGATTTCGACCTCGTCGACGCCCCCGAGCGCATCGAGGTTCGGGTCTGTAGCCAGTGCGGTGCGCTCCACCGCGGCAACCGCTGGATAGACGTCGGCGCCCGCGACTACACCGACATCGCCATCGAGGAGACGGCCGAGCGGTTGGCGGTCCACGTCGACGCCCACGATATCGACTGGGGCGTCGAACCCGAACAGGTCGACCAGAACACCATCCGGATGCACACGGTGTTCACCGGCATCATCCGCGATACGCCGCTACAGGAGGAGGTCACCGTCCCCGTCTACATCGCCCGGGAGACCTGCGACCGCTGTGGCCGCATCGCGGGCGACTACTACGCCTCCATCGTGCAGGTCCGGGGTACCGAGCGCACGCCGACACCCGAAGAACAGGACCGCGCCATCGAAATCGCCGAGGAGTTCGTCGCTGACCGCGAGGAGGACGGCGACCGCGAGGCGTTCATCACCGAGACCACGGAGATGAAAGACGGCGTGAACATGAAGGTCTCGACCAACAAACTCGGCCAGACCATCGCCGAACGCATCGTCCGCGAGTTGGGCGGGGCCGTCTCCGAGGCGCCTACGCTGGTCACCGAGGACAGCGACGGCAACGAGGTCTACCGGGTCACCTTCACCGCGCGCCTGCCGCCCTTCGTCCCCGGCGACGTTATCGACCTCGACGACGGCGAGGGCCCCGTCCTCGTCACCAGCGCCCACGGGAACCTGAAGGGCACCCGTCTGGAAACGGGCGACCGCTACGAGGCCGACTTCGAGGACGGTATCGCGCCCGAGGCCCGAAAACTCGGCACTCGCGAGGACGCCGAGGACACGACCGTCGTGACCGTGGAAGACGCCCACGCCGTGCAGGTGCTCGACCCCGAGACCTACGAATCCAAGACGATTCCGCGCCCCGACTACATGGACCCGGATGCCGACGAGGTACCGGTGCTCAAACACCGCGACGGCCTGCATATCCTCCCCGAATAG
- a CDS encoding potassium channel family protein, whose translation MVGFDGSSVPQSVDYEPISVKELLIEMKDTSELLIDLAYSAVLHQSDDLAQEVLTLEEKMDVLQMRARMSLMMAARNPSEVETLAPVLGIAAGADHISDAAADIAKIVLEDIGLPEAMRAALPEAVEALVRGEVADDSAFAGRTLLDINLESETGVRVIGIRRGDEWILNPGPGTTIEADDVMLMRGPEEALADVYETASGEAYESPEPPESEVDDLERAVDSIILMKNLSELAVDLAYGSILFENAELAEEVRNLEVEVDALRSRFEAWLLAAAADAEDPVSLRGLIYLGVSTEMISDAALEISEGVLRGLDIHPVVELAVQESDEIITRTEIEAGSVLDGTEIEAGVPETELSMSVIAVRRPEEGWIIASDADLTLQAGDVLITKGTRTSAEEFESLAKS comes from the coding sequence ATGGTCGGGTTCGATGGGAGTTCCGTCCCGCAGTCGGTGGATTACGAGCCGATTAGCGTCAAGGAACTCCTGATCGAGATGAAGGACACCTCCGAGTTACTCATCGACCTCGCCTACTCGGCGGTGCTCCACCAGAGCGACGACCTCGCACAGGAGGTGCTGACGCTCGAAGAGAAGATGGACGTTCTCCAGATGCGCGCGCGGATGAGCCTCATGATGGCCGCGCGCAACCCGAGCGAGGTGGAGACGCTGGCGCCCGTGCTCGGCATCGCGGCGGGGGCGGACCACATCAGCGACGCCGCCGCCGACATCGCCAAAATCGTCCTCGAAGACATCGGCCTGCCGGAGGCGATGCGGGCGGCCCTCCCCGAAGCCGTCGAGGCGCTGGTCCGCGGCGAAGTCGCCGACGACTCGGCGTTCGCCGGCCGGACGCTTTTGGATATCAACCTCGAAAGCGAGACGGGCGTTCGCGTCATCGGCATCCGCCGCGGCGACGAGTGGATTCTGAACCCCGGCCCCGGGACGACGATCGAGGCCGACGACGTGATGTTGATGCGCGGGCCCGAGGAGGCGCTGGCCGACGTCTACGAGACCGCGAGCGGCGAGGCCTACGAGTCGCCGGAACCGCCGGAATCGGAGGTCGACGACCTCGAACGCGCGGTCGACTCCATCATCCTGATGAAGAACCTCTCGGAGTTGGCCGTCGACCTCGCGTACGGCAGCATCCTCTTCGAGAACGCCGAACTCGCCGAGGAGGTCCGCAACCTCGAAGTCGAGGTCGACGCGCTGCGCTCGCGGTTCGAGGCGTGGCTGCTCGCCGCCGCCGCCGACGCCGAGGACCCCGTCTCCCTGCGCGGCCTCATCTATCTCGGCGTCAGTACCGAGATGATAAGCGACGCCGCCCTCGAAATCAGCGAGGGCGTCCTCCGGGGGCTCGATATCCACCCGGTCGTCGAACTCGCCGTTCAGGAGTCCGACGAAATCATCACCCGCACCGAAATCGAGGCAGGCAGCGTCCTCGACGGCACCGAAATCGAGGCGGGCGTCCCCGAGACGGAACTCAGCATGAGCGTCATCGCGGTCCGGCGGCCCGAGGAAGGCTGGATTATCGCCTCCGACGCGGATTTGACCCTGCAGGCCGGCGACGTCCTCATCACCAAGGGCACCCGCACATCCGCCGAGGAGTTCGAATCGCTGGCGAAATCCTGA
- a CDS encoding ornithine cyclodeaminase family protein, with product METLLLNREDVGDNARMEEVIVAVEEAFAAYQHGNVQMPAKSYIDLPKYNGDFRSMPAYMDAGDWDAAGIKWVNVHTDNPDEFDLPTVMGTMIYSDPRNAFPLSIMDGTTLTRKRTGAAAAVATDHLSIPNASSLGIVGAGVQSYTQLEAISVVRDIETVVVADKREDAVQRFIDRFGDEFDVRGGSIAEAAQCDILSTVTPVESPIVDAADVGDHTHINAMGADAPGKNELDEEIVTNAKLVIDDYEQCTHSGEINVPWSRGLLSDEDLYGELGAIVTGDEAGRTPEDGVTVFDSTGLAIQDVATAHVVYERANEQNNGTAFDLVDTRV from the coding sequence ATGGAGACCCTGTTGTTGAACCGGGAGGACGTGGGCGACAACGCCCGGATGGAGGAGGTAATCGTGGCCGTCGAGGAGGCCTTTGCGGCCTACCAGCACGGCAACGTCCAGATGCCGGCGAAGTCGTACATCGACCTGCCGAAGTACAACGGCGACTTCCGCTCGATGCCGGCCTACATGGACGCCGGCGACTGGGACGCGGCGGGCATCAAGTGGGTCAACGTCCACACGGACAACCCCGACGAGTTCGACCTGCCGACGGTGATGGGGACGATGATCTACTCGGACCCGAGAAACGCCTTCCCGCTGTCGATTATGGACGGGACGACGCTGACCCGCAAACGGACCGGCGCAGCGGCAGCAGTCGCCACCGACCACCTCTCGATTCCGAACGCCAGTTCGCTGGGCATCGTCGGCGCGGGGGTCCAGTCCTACACGCAACTGGAGGCCATCAGCGTGGTTCGGGACATCGAGACGGTCGTCGTCGCCGACAAACGGGAGGACGCCGTCCAGCGATTCATCGACCGCTTCGGCGACGAGTTCGACGTCCGCGGTGGCTCCATCGCCGAGGCCGCCCAGTGTGACATCCTCTCGACGGTCACGCCCGTCGAATCGCCCATCGTCGACGCCGCTGACGTCGGCGACCACACCCACATCAACGCGATGGGCGCCGACGCCCCCGGCAAAAACGAACTCGACGAGGAAATCGTCACGAACGCCAAACTCGTCATCGACGACTACGAGCAGTGTACCCACTCCGGCGAAATCAACGTCCCATGGAGCCGTGGCCTCCTCTCCGACGAGGACCTCTACGGCGAGTTGGGCGCAATCGTCACCGGCGACGAGGCCGGTCGCACCCCCGAGGACGGCGTCACCGTCTTCGATTCGACCGGGCTCGCCATCCAGGACGTCGCGACAGCCCACGTCGTCTACGAGCGCGCCAACGAACAGAACAACGGCACGGCCTTCGACCTCGTCGACACGCGCGTCTGA
- a CDS encoding class I SAM-dependent methyltransferase, giving the protein MSPLAALVSKPRTQDAIDALRAEGVYDSTRSVAEYDNERVAIPVHEAPAETAVDDTRKVDLPTRARGLDDVLAARGASEETITAAPSSWAVVGDIVLADFGDVSAESTLDADEREIVGEALLELHGNADTVLARGGISGTRREPSPEVVAGTGETETVHVEHGTNYAVDFSKVMFSPGNKAERARMGDIVGPGERVFDMFAGIGYFTLPMARAGAEVTAAEINPESFRLLVENARLNDVSDRVEAVLGDCRDVETTADRVVMGYYDGHEYLDSALDTLVSGGTLHLHEATPEPLFPDRPVDRLTAAADQAGRSVEIADTRVVKSHSEGVVHAVVDAVVE; this is encoded by the coding sequence GTGTCGCCCCTCGCCGCGCTCGTTTCGAAACCCCGCACGCAGGATGCCATCGACGCCCTGCGCGCGGAGGGCGTCTACGATTCGACGAGAAGCGTTGCTGAATACGACAACGAACGAGTGGCGATTCCCGTCCACGAGGCGCCTGCGGAAACGGCCGTCGATGACACGCGCAAGGTCGACCTGCCGACCAGAGCGCGCGGCCTCGACGACGTTCTGGCCGCTCGCGGCGCCAGCGAGGAAACCATCACGGCTGCTCCGTCCTCGTGGGCCGTCGTCGGCGATATCGTGCTGGCGGATTTCGGCGATGTCTCCGCCGAATCGACGCTTGACGCCGACGAGCGCGAAATCGTCGGCGAGGCGCTACTCGAACTCCACGGCAACGCCGACACCGTCCTCGCTCGCGGTGGTATTTCGGGCACCCGCAGGGAACCCTCGCCGGAGGTCGTCGCGGGGACGGGCGAAACCGAAACGGTCCACGTCGAACACGGCACCAACTACGCGGTCGATTTCTCGAAGGTGATGTTCTCGCCGGGAAACAAGGCCGAACGCGCCCGGATGGGAGACATCGTCGGACCGGGCGAGCGCGTCTTCGATATGTTCGCCGGCATCGGCTATTTCACGCTCCCGATGGCGCGGGCCGGCGCCGAGGTGACCGCCGCCGAAATCAACCCCGAGTCCTTTCGGCTGCTCGTCGAGAACGCACGGCTGAACGATGTTTCCGACCGTGTCGAAGCGGTCCTCGGCGACTGCCGCGACGTGGAGACGACGGCCGACCGGGTCGTGATGGGGTATTACGACGGACATGAGTACCTTGACTCGGCGCTGGATACGCTCGTTTCGGGCGGCACGCTCCATCTACACGAGGCGACGCCGGAACCGCTGTTTCCCGACCGGCCGGTCGACCGACTGACTGCGGCCGCCGACCAGGCGGGGCGGTCCGTCGAGATAGCGGACACACGCGTTGTGAAAAGCCACAGCGAAGGCGTCGTCCACGCCGTCGTCGACGCCGTCGTCGAGTAG
- a CDS encoding CehA/McbA family metallohydrolase, with the protein MSRPTTLEVDLHVHSEASYDGHEPVELILEHAADIDLDAVVITDHDTIGASIEAAEMAADYGLVGVPGVEVSTADGHLLAIGIEEMPAPGRPMVETVEEVQAAGGVAVVPHPFQRTRHGVRKRRLKHVDPDAIETFNAWLFTGYRNRRARRYATKYGYPAVGGSDAHSLLTVGRAYTEITIDKPVPDIDSDDIVAAIREGDTGVRGHRASIKRATGHYAKAAARKSAWGVRTALKKSAWGAKRTGSAVFSW; encoded by the coding sequence ATGAGTAGGCCGACCACCCTCGAAGTGGACCTGCACGTCCACAGCGAGGCGTCGTACGACGGGCACGAACCGGTCGAGCTAATCCTCGAACACGCCGCCGACATCGACCTCGATGCCGTGGTCATCACCGACCACGACACCATCGGTGCCTCCATCGAGGCCGCCGAGATGGCGGCCGACTACGGCCTCGTCGGCGTGCCCGGTGTCGAGGTATCGACCGCCGACGGCCACCTGCTGGCCATCGGTATCGAGGAGATGCCCGCGCCTGGCCGCCCCATGGTCGAGACCGTCGAGGAAGTTCAGGCGGCCGGCGGCGTCGCCGTCGTTCCGCACCCCTTTCAGCGGACCCGCCACGGCGTCCGCAAGCGACGACTCAAGCACGTCGACCCCGACGCCATCGAGACGTTCAACGCCTGGCTCTTTACGGGCTACCGCAACCGCCGCGCTCGGCGCTACGCCACGAAATACGGCTACCCCGCCGTCGGCGGCAGCGACGCCCACTCGCTTCTGACCGTCGGCCGTGCCTACACCGAAATCACCATCGACAAACCCGTGCCAGACATCGACAGCGACGACATCGTCGCGGCCATCCGCGAGGGCGACACCGGCGTTCGGGGCCACCGTGCGTCCATCAAACGCGCCACTGGCCACTACGCCAAAGCCGCCGCCCGAAAGAGCGCGTGGGGCGTCCGGACCGCCCTCAAAAAGAGTGCGTGGGGCGCCAAACGGACCGGGTCGGCCGTCTTCTCCTGGTAG
- a CDS encoding magnesium transporter: MFPLLLGLSVLEMGSGYVLEALEATYVDNPTLLVLVPVMIGMGGNLGAILSSRLSTRLHLGVLEFDLRDTVLWTNIIAILSLAATVFTLLALAAWVIGRFITGTPMALADLLIISLGSGMSLAVLAILLSIGATYVSYRLGLDPDDTTIPVVTNVADICGVLILSGFAILVL, translated from the coding sequence ATGTTCCCGCTGTTGCTCGGCCTCTCGGTGCTGGAGATGGGCTCGGGCTACGTACTGGAAGCCCTCGAAGCGACGTACGTCGACAACCCGACGCTGCTCGTGTTGGTGCCGGTGATGATTGGAATGGGCGGGAATCTCGGTGCCATCCTCTCCTCGCGGCTCTCGACGCGGCTCCACCTCGGCGTGCTGGAGTTCGACCTCCGCGATACCGTCCTCTGGACGAACATCATCGCGATTCTGAGCCTCGCGGCCACCGTCTTCACCCTGCTGGCCCTCGCAGCGTGGGTCATCGGCCGGTTCATCACCGGCACGCCGATGGCGCTTGCGGATTTGCTCATCATCTCGCTCGGCAGCGGCATGTCGCTGGCGGTGCTGGCCATCCTGCTTTCCATCGGCGCGACGTACGTCTCCTACCGGCTGGGGCTGGACCCCGACGACACGACGATTCCGGTCGTCACGAACGTCGCCGACATCTGCGGGGTGCTGATTCTGTCGGGGTTCGCAATTTTAGTGTTGTAA
- a CDS encoding apolipoprotein A1/A4/E family protein: MSENDSPVSAVFQFQRTTIEGTRDAIESGVEFQKRLNETVIGGFEPARDVSERSGDLVRTGFDTYFDAIEATVPGDQDVVADLRESIDEQLDTIEENRTDALDRIEDGLEDGSDSVDEFLDDFLDQLDEQVESILEANEDLEDQTVDALEDLQTQIEDVRDELEERGEEFRDQLEEQLDEVQEQIEEQTETLSEQVEDVTENVSDAAESATSTDEDAAA, from the coding sequence ATGAGCGAGAACGACTCCCCCGTCAGTGCGGTCTTCCAGTTCCAGCGAACGACCATCGAGGGCACCCGCGACGCCATCGAAAGCGGCGTCGAGTTCCAGAAGCGCCTCAACGAGACGGTCATCGGCGGCTTCGAGCCTGCCCGCGACGTCTCCGAGCGCAGCGGTGACCTCGTCCGCACCGGCTTCGACACCTACTTCGACGCCATCGAGGCGACCGTCCCCGGCGACCAGGACGTCGTCGCGGACCTCCGCGAGAGCATCGACGAACAGCTCGACACCATCGAGGAGAACCGCACGGACGCCCTCGACCGCATCGAGGACGGCCTCGAAGACGGCAGCGACTCCGTCGACGAGTTCCTCGATGACTTCCTCGACCAGCTCGACGAGCAGGTCGAATCCATCCTCGAGGCCAACGAGGACCTCGAAGACCAGACCGTCGACGCCCTCGAAGATCTCCAGACCCAAATCGAGGACGTCCGCGACGAACTCGAGGAGCGCGGCGAGGAGTTCCGCGACCAGCTCGAAGAGCAGCTCGACGAGGTTCAGGAGCAGATCGAAGAGCAGACCGAAACCCTCTCCGAGCAAGTCGAGGACGTGACCGAGAACGTCTCCGACGCCGCCGAGAGCGCGACCAGCACCGACGAAGACGCCGCGGCCTAA
- a CDS encoding hemolysin family protein: protein MAFDPGLTVAGSLAILFLIGASAFFSSSELAIFSLARHRVDALSTTGAAGRTLARLREDPHKLLVTVLVGNNVANIAAASISTALLIQVLPPGEAVPLATVFTSGFVLVIGEIAPKSYAVSNAEPWALRVSRPLALVQKLMSPVVYLFEIATNAVTRLIGGSTDFETYLTREDIETIVVSGTETGAIASEEGAMIRGVLDLSERPIRAVMVPRVDMIAVPRSSDLDTVVETAADNHITRVPIFGENRDDIVGVADLRDAINARKEGGDLSSILTDPEFVPQSKPIDELLAEMQAENLRMVFVVDEFGSVVGLATLEDVVEEVVGEILDHGETEPIRVLDETTAVAHGWATVAYVNETLGLSLPTDADFETLAGLIHAHTGQLPEEGDRIEVGGVTLTVLDATSTRIRRVRVEWQKSEE, encoded by the coding sequence ATGGCTTTCGACCCCGGACTCACCGTCGCCGGCAGTCTCGCGATCCTGTTTCTCATCGGCGCAAGCGCCTTCTTCTCCAGCAGCGAACTCGCCATCTTCTCCTTGGCCCGCCACCGCGTCGACGCGCTGTCGACGACGGGCGCGGCCGGCCGGACGCTCGCCCGCCTTCGCGAGGACCCCCACAAACTGCTCGTCACCGTCCTGGTCGGCAACAACGTCGCCAACATCGCCGCCGCCAGCATCTCCACCGCGCTGCTCATTCAGGTGCTCCCGCCCGGCGAGGCCGTCCCCCTCGCGACGGTGTTCACCAGCGGGTTCGTCCTCGTCATCGGCGAAATCGCGCCGAAATCCTACGCCGTCTCCAACGCCGAACCGTGGGCACTCCGGGTTTCCCGACCGCTCGCGCTGGTCCAGAAACTCATGTCGCCGGTCGTCTACCTCTTCGAAATCGCCACCAACGCCGTCACCCGCCTCATCGGCGGCAGTACGGACTTCGAGACCTACCTCACCCGCGAAGACATCGAGACCATCGTCGTCTCCGGCACCGAAACGGGCGCCATCGCCAGCGAGGAAGGCGCCATGATTCGCGGCGTCCTCGATTTGAGTGAACGCCCCATCCGCGCGGTCATGGTCCCGCGGGTGGACATGATTGCCGTTCCCCGCTCGTCGGACCTCGATACCGTCGTCGAAACCGCTGCGGACAACCACATCACGCGCGTCCCGATATTCGGCGAGAACCGCGACGATATCGTCGGCGTCGCGGACCTTCGTGACGCCATCAACGCCCGCAAGGAAGGCGGCGACCTTTCGTCTATCCTCACCGACCCCGAGTTCGTTCCCCAGTCAAAACCTATCGACGAACTGCTCGCGGAGATGCAAGCCGAGAACCTGCGGATGGTCTTCGTCGTCGACGAGTTCGGCTCCGTGGTCGGGCTGGCGACCCTGGAGGACGTCGTCGAGGAGGTCGTCGGCGAGATTCTCGACCACGGCGAGACGGAACCGATTCGGGTTCTCGATGAAACGACGGCCGTCGCCCACGGGTGGGCCACCGTCGCCTACGTCAACGAAACGCTGGGGCTCTCGCTGCCGACCGACGCCGACTTCGAGACGCTCGCGGGACTCATCCACGCCCACACCGGCCAACTCCCCGAGGAGGGCGACCGTATCGAGGTCGGCGGCGTTACGCTGACGGTCCTCGATGCGACGAGCACGCGTATCCGGCGGGTGCGCGTGGAGTGGCAGAAAAGCGAAGAATAG